ACAATTACCTGTGAATCTGTGCTCATTTAAAGGTAAATTTTAGATGCTTTCTCACAAGCACAAGTAGAAATTAATATATACTGTGAAGTTctaaagtcatattttttttgaaattatatggtctcattcattcatttggggaatataaaaattagtgaaagggaataaagggaaaggagagaaaatgagtgaaaatatcagtgagagtgacaaaacatgagagacacctaactctgggaaatgaacaggggatagtggaaggggaagtgggcggggggttggggtgactgggtgatgatgggcagtgaggggggcacttggcgggatgagcactgggtgttatgctatatgttggcaaattgaactccaataaaataataaaaaaagaaatagaagcctATTAACCCTGATTTTTCTTATAGATTTAACTTTAACACATTGAAAGCATGACACATGGAGTGAGAACAACCCAAAGTAAAGTTTTATGGAATAATGGATTGTCATTCTATTAAATAACTTCTCATTAAGCAATAATCTCTGAAATCAATTAAAAGTATCCTTTTGttctatgtttataaaatatggaTAAACAATGATTATTTGAAGGTTCTCGAAATATTAAAAAGAGCCTAATAAACTTTACTGAAATGTCCACAAATTCTTGCTAAAACTACTATTACCTAGAATGGCAATTAGTGACATTTTCAATGATGCtatttatttgcatctttatACAAGCAGAGGATCCTTTCTTGTAAAACCTGGGGAATATATCATCCCTGATGGGAAATTAAAATTTACTGTCACAATTAGGGTGTAAACTCAGACATCAATTTCTTCCCTGTAGAGTTTATCATGATGGGAAGATCATAGGGGAAACCTATACCTAGATTTCTAATGAGGTCTAAAAGAATTATAAGCCTTAAGCAAAAGCCTTGTGCTCTATGATATGGTGGGTCCGATGTCAGCTATGTGGTTTCTCTTCAAATTCTCTTAGTAAATTTATAAGTAGAAGTTTGATCTATTCTTCAGTCTGACTTCTGGAACATCCAGTCTGGGAGATCTATGCTATCACTCTTTTGCCAATAAAGAAAGAGGATCCTGTGCCTATATCTACTCAGTTTTGGTATCGTAAAAGCGAGTTCTTACAGGACAATGGGGGTGAAACTCACAAAGTCTTGGCACTGAGTTTTCGCAATGGCAGAAGAGTGAGTTATGcaagtttctatttctctctcacccTGTTGCTGAAAAATGGTGCAAAGTATTTACTTTTAATAACAAGAAACTCAAAAGTATGCAGACCCTATTGCCTGCATTATTCTCAGCACATCCTTTTTGTGTTGGCTTGATCCTCAGTCTGGTAGCAGGAGAGCTATAGCGGTTCCAAGTGACATGTCCAGATAATAGGAacatcagaggaagaaaagatttgttttttttccctatacatttttttccctgaaatataCTAAACATATGGAAAAGTTTACATGTAACTAACTTCATTGGCATccaaattatatttctctttcatgctctcccacaaagcaaaggaaacacatgcactttcctttattcattttctatataGCTAAGATGGAAAAAAGGAGAATGTGCAGAAACAAACCACGTGTATGGTTAAGTGCAAATCTTAGGTCTCCTCAGTAAGTGCTATCAGTAATTTACTTAGTGAATTCTGATAGTAAGGTATCTGGAAACCCTGTAGACCATGAGAGACTTCCTTCTAGGAAGCAAAATATCTGATTGGTTGATACCCTaggagaattttttctttttctctctcccccttttaaaaacatcatcaCAGGGGAACTGAGGTATCTGGTAGGATAATGGAAACATGAGCAGGAACTAGAAAGTGGAGGATCAGATGAGTGGGAGGGCATGATGGGGATACTCCCCACTGCTGAAGCTCACCAGCAGGTATCCTTCATCCTAGCTACTTCATCCCTGTATCTTCTAGTAAAAACAGGAGCATTTGTTTGTCACATGCAGCTCATGCAACAAAAGACAGAGCGATTTTAATGTTGCGGGGCATGTGGTAGTCCATTCTGACCCTGTGAAGCAAAGGAGAACTTATTTGAATTCTGTGTCTTCTCATAAATGACAGCGTGTAAGGAGGGAGCTGGGTTTTCTATTAATGggattttcttctgttctcaCAGATTTCCAAAGAGGAGAATATTGGTTAGAAATGACTCCTTAGTGACTGAATTCCTTCTTGCGGGATTAACAGACCGCCCTGAGCTCCAGCAACCcctcttcttcctgtttctgaTGATCTACATTATCACCATGGTGGGCAACCTTGGCTTGATCATCCTCATCAGTCTCAATTCTCACCTCCACACTCCCATGTACTATTTCCTCTTCAATCTATCCTTCATTGATCTCTGTTACTCTTCTGTTTTCACCCCCAAGATGCTGATGAACTTTGTATCAGAGGACAATATCatctcctatgttgggtgcatgaCTCAactgttcttctttctcttttttgtcatCTCAGAATGCTACATGTTGACCTcaatggcctatgaccgctacgtGGCCATCTGTAATCCATTGTTGTATAAGGTCACCATGTCCCATCAGGTCTGCTCCTTGCTAACTGTTGCTGCATATATGATGGGATTTGCCGGAGCCTCTGCCCACACAGGGTGCATGCTTAGACTAACGTTCTGCAATGTCAATATCATCAACCATTACCTGTGTGACATCCTTCCTCTCCTCCAACTCTCTTGCACCAGCACCTATGTCAATGAGGTAGTAGTTCTGATAGTCGTGGGAATTAATATAACAGTACCCAGTTTTACCATTCTGATTTCTTATGTCTTCATCCTCACTAGCATTTTTCACATCAAATCTGCTCAAGGAAGGTCAAAAGCCTTCAGTACCTGTAGCTCTCACATCATtgctctttgccttttttttggaTCAGCAGCATTCATGTATCTTAAATATTCTTCTTCCGGATCTATGGACCTGGGAAAaatttcttcagtgttttataCTAATGTGGTACCCATGCTCAATCCCCTGATCTACAGTTTGAGGAACAAGGATATCAAAGTTACACTGCAGAAAACCTTGCTTAAAATCCAGAGTAGAAACATGTTTTAATTAGAAGTTATAATGTaaagaaattcaagtttaaaaattttttattattgtttttcaagAAGGTGTTTTGATCATTACCAAtattgtttctgtggattgtgtCATGTGTGGTTTAGTAGACTTGTCTTAATCATTTTCCTTATAGCtaccttgtttcatttttgcttCCATATTTCTGTACCTGATACCAGTTTACTAACTAACTAATAACATgtgtgaaaagaataaatatattgactctttttttttgccCTTACTGTTTCTGTCTCTAGGCTGTTTCTAATCTGGACAAATATGGTAAGCTTCATAAGTCACAGGAAGTTGAAATTACAGCTTGCTCACCTAAACACAAAAGTGCCAAATACTATAGAAACATTCTTATTCTCCATATTGTTACAAACTGTGTATATAGCTTAAAGTGTAATCAAATCCCTCTGATGTTtgcattttgttctattttctttttttctattttcttatcaacttttctttttgttattctcttctttcttgttccctttgaaaatggcaaaatctATACTACATACCACATGTTTTTGAGAATTTCAATTAGTCCAGTTCATTTAATATTGAATTGAATACATATGACTCCACCTTTTATTGCCAACAATCATATTAGCATAGTATGATTAAAGGAATAATATATATCTCAGGATCCAAATATGGGGGGATGACTGATGTATTATAAGACTTGTCTTCATTACTATCTAAAATAACATCAAGTATTTTGAAAAAGAGCATAAAATTCTCACTGTAGTCTGTTATTtatcacttaaaagaaaataccacATATTGGGAGAAACAGacattgttttacttatttaatgaaGTTTTCCACAAGAAAAGGGtatatattaatgataataaactttatttctagcaacattttgagcttatttgcacctgtgtcttagtccatttgggctgttATAGCAATATCACAGACTCGGGGGCttataaacagaaatttacttctcacagttctgaaagccATTAAGTCCAAGATCGGGGTGCCTGGTGGAATAGGTAAGGGCACTCTTGTAGTTTGCAGACCTCTCattatgtcctcacatggtgaaaGGACTAGTGATCTCCATGTAGCTTCTTTTATAAGGCACAAACCACACTCATGAGAATTCCATTGTCGTGACCTACGCATCTCCCAAAGGTCCCACATTCTAATAtatttgggggttaggatttcaatatttGACCATAGcactttgtctcatgaataagatAATAAGC
The Vulpes lagopus strain Blue_001 chromosome 10, ASM1834538v1, whole genome shotgun sequence genome window above contains:
- the LOC121500868 gene encoding olfactory receptor 8B3-like, which encodes MCSPVGPQHSNRNVVIEQPSGGSSQQPRPPAPRSDTLPGTTWPQGLPHLRCPAESHLGSEDCCHPCLPRGAICCTCHDHLAPLEDSRLCRHSREETLHDCWEGMGILASHMFSTDTVVRVVSLMLGINCGEGEQVSGCWKTEMQVEGDVFPKRRILVRNDSLVTEFLLAGLTDRPELQQPLFFLFLMIYIITMVGNLGLIILISLNSHLHTPMYYFLFNLSFIDLCYSSVFTPKMLMNFVSEDNIISYVGCMTQLFFFLFFVISECYMLTSMAYDRYVAICNPLLYKVTMSHQVCSLLTVAAYMMGFAGASAHTGCMLRLTFCNVNIINHYLCDILPLLQLSCTSTYVNEVVVLIVVGINITVPSFTILISYVFILTSIFHIKSAQGRSKAFSTCSSHIIALCLFFGSAAFMYLKYSSSGSMDLGKISSVFYTNVVPMLNPLIYSLRNKDIKVTLQKTLLKIQSRNMF